From the genome of Acidobacteriota bacterium, one region includes:
- a CDS encoding J domain-containing protein yields the protein MQFRDYYATLGVSKTASDKELKQAYRKLARKFHPDVNPGDKGAEAKFKEVNEAYEVLGDPAKRKKYDELGANWRYYEQAQQAGAGAGAPGPFAGGSPFGGGFSGGAWNVNVGGPGGSRTMTPDEVEDMFGGDSPFSDFFRTFFGGDVSEGTRRTHTPGARHRAAHGRDLEHEIELSLEEAFAGTTRRLTISEGGSTRQVDVRIPAGVKTGSRVRAAGGGESGARGGASGDLYLRVKLRPHPTFDVRGQDLYTKVPLPLTTAVLGGEAEVPTPTGGIRLKVPELTQQGQVFRLKGHGMPAVGKPKERGDLYATADIALPKKLTDEARRLFEQLKKIHTP from the coding sequence GTGCAATTCAGGGACTACTACGCAACGCTCGGCGTCTCCAAGACCGCTTCGGACAAGGAACTGAAGCAGGCGTACCGGAAGCTCGCGCGGAAGTTTCATCCCGACGTCAATCCGGGCGACAAGGGGGCGGAGGCGAAGTTCAAGGAGGTCAACGAGGCCTACGAGGTCCTCGGCGACCCCGCGAAGCGCAAGAAGTACGACGAGCTGGGCGCGAACTGGCGCTACTACGAGCAGGCGCAGCAGGCGGGCGCGGGCGCCGGCGCGCCAGGTCCGTTCGCGGGCGGCAGTCCCTTCGGCGGAGGGTTCAGCGGCGGCGCGTGGAACGTCAACGTGGGCGGCCCGGGCGGGTCTCGCACGATGACCCCGGATGAAGTGGAAGACATGTTCGGCGGCGACTCGCCGTTTTCCGACTTCTTCCGGACGTTCTTCGGCGGCGACGTGTCGGAAGGGACCAGGCGGACCCACACGCCCGGCGCGCGACACCGCGCGGCGCACGGGCGCGATCTCGAACACGAGATCGAGCTGTCGCTCGAGGAGGCGTTCGCCGGCACCACGCGGCGGCTGACGATTTCCGAAGGCGGCAGCACGCGGCAGGTCGACGTTCGCATTCCGGCGGGCGTGAAAACCGGGTCGCGGGTGCGCGCGGCGGGGGGTGGCGAATCCGGCGCCCGCGGCGGTGCGTCCGGGGATCTGTACCTGCGGGTCAAGCTCCGCCCGCATCCGACGTTTGACGTGCGCGGCCAGGACCTCTACACGAAAGTGCCGCTGCCGCTCACGACGGCGGTCCTGGGGGGGGAAGCCGAAGTACCGACGCCGACGGGCGGCATCCGGTTGAAGGTGCCGGAGCTGACGCAGCAGGGACAGGTGTTCCGCCTCAAGGGGCACGGCATGCCCGCCGTCGGCAAGCCGAAAGAACGCGGCGATCTGTACGCCACGGCTGACATCGCACTGCCGAAGAAGCTGACCGATGAGGCGCGAAGACTGTTCGAGCAGTTGAAGAAGATCCACACGCCATGA
- a CDS encoding MerR family transcriptional regulator, which translates to MADVDTTHVNPYIRSSAVIVVERELYLISVAARMLDMHPQTLRKYERLGLVRPSRTMGSMRVYSREELERLRLIKRLVDEMGVNLAGVQRLLDVAEIVERLRPLVRDEALARHEVRRRLAREFERLSDIIGL; encoded by the coding sequence ATGGCTGACGTTGACACGACTCATGTCAACCCCTATATTCGATCCAGCGCAGTGATCGTTGTGGAACGCGAGCTTTATCTGATCAGCGTGGCGGCGCGGATGCTCGACATGCATCCCCAGACGCTCCGGAAGTACGAGCGGCTCGGCCTGGTGCGGCCGTCGCGCACGATGGGCAGCATGCGCGTGTACTCGCGCGAGGAGCTGGAACGGCTGCGGCTCATCAAGCGCCTGGTAGACGAGATGGGCGTGAATCTGGCAGGAGTCCAGCGGCTGCTGGACGTGGCGGAGATCGTCGAGCGGCTCCGGCCGCTCGTGCGCGACGAGGCGCTTGCCCGCCACGAGGTCCGCCGCCGGCTGGCGCGCGAGTTCGAGCGGTTGTCGGACATCATCGGACTGTGA
- a CDS encoding carboxypeptidase regulatory-like domain-containing protein, translated as MNMPEGFSRFIVLGAALMALPVAAQAQERPAVPGQPTPGIQVNRPGQPRDLGPRTLQAGTAAISGRVTVAETGLPIRRAQVRVMAPEARGSRNAMTDAEGRFTVDKLPAGRYTVMYTKAGFVQSQYGQMRPGQPGKAIELTEGQKVERVDAAMVRGSVISGRVFDEYGEPVVDARVQVMRHRWMNGRRRLANMGRIAVSNDRGEFRVWGLPAGEFYVSAVATDRQMFMDAATAANDASDSTGYAPTYYPGTAIAEEAQRVTLAAGQEVGGIDFQLVTTRTVRVSGMALLSDGRPMANANVMLFARAAIEGGMMSPQGGSTDASGGFIIPSVTPGEYVLQARVNPGGPRRLDVTETAAMPLNVGGEDVKNVMLVATRGARVSGRVTFDAAVPAGTFENLRVFFPPADNELMMMGGAGNGQVTAQGTFDVRGVFGKRRAGLGGLPAGWTLKAVRIGGADVIDTGYEFAKEDVTNVEFLVTNRVTSLSGAVNTDKDGPAADYVVLAFSTDEAAWQQGSRRLGVARPDQKGTYTFRSLPPGSYYVIALDAMPEEWGNPEVFERLKPDATRVTLGEGESEALNLTLRLLR; from the coding sequence ATGAACATGCCGGAAGGGTTTTCCCGCTTCATCGTGCTGGGCGCGGCGCTGATGGCATTGCCGGTCGCGGCGCAGGCCCAGGAGCGGCCGGCCGTCCCTGGCCAGCCGACGCCGGGCATCCAGGTCAACCGCCCGGGGCAGCCGCGCGACCTCGGTCCGCGGACGCTGCAGGCGGGCACCGCCGCGATCAGCGGGCGCGTGACAGTGGCAGAGACCGGACTCCCCATCCGCCGCGCCCAGGTGCGCGTCATGGCCCCCGAGGCGCGCGGGTCCCGCAACGCGATGACGGACGCGGAAGGACGCTTCACCGTCGACAAGCTGCCGGCAGGACGCTACACGGTCATGTACACGAAGGCCGGCTTCGTCCAGTCCCAGTATGGCCAGATGCGCCCGGGCCAGCCCGGGAAGGCGATCGAGCTGACCGAGGGGCAGAAGGTCGAGAGGGTCGATGCCGCGATGGTGCGCGGCAGTGTGATCAGCGGACGCGTCTTCGACGAATACGGCGAGCCGGTTGTGGACGCGCGCGTCCAGGTCATGCGGCACCGCTGGATGAACGGGCGCCGGCGCCTGGCAAACATGGGCCGGATAGCCGTATCGAACGACCGTGGCGAGTTCCGCGTGTGGGGCCTGCCGGCCGGCGAGTTCTACGTGTCGGCCGTCGCGACCGATCGCCAGATGTTCATGGACGCCGCGACGGCGGCCAACGACGCCTCGGATTCCACGGGGTACGCGCCGACCTACTACCCCGGCACGGCGATCGCCGAGGAGGCGCAGCGGGTCACCCTGGCAGCGGGCCAGGAGGTCGGCGGGATCGACTTCCAGCTGGTGACAACGCGCACCGTGCGGGTGTCCGGCATGGCCCTGTTGAGCGACGGCCGGCCGATGGCCAACGCCAACGTGATGCTGTTCGCGCGCGCGGCCATCGAGGGGGGCATGATGTCGCCGCAAGGGGGCAGCACGGACGCCTCAGGCGGCTTCATCATCCCGAGCGTCACTCCTGGCGAATACGTGCTCCAGGCTCGCGTGAACCCCGGGGGACCACGCCGGCTGGACGTGACGGAAACGGCCGCGATGCCGCTCAACGTGGGCGGCGAGGACGTCAAGAACGTCATGCTCGTGGCCACGCGCGGCGCCCGCGTCAGCGGGCGGGTCACCTTCGACGCGGCCGTCCCTGCCGGCACGTTTGAAAACCTGCGGGTTTTCTTCCCGCCCGCGGACAACGAACTCATGATGATGGGTGGCGCCGGGAACGGGCAGGTCACCGCGCAGGGCACGTTCGACGTGCGCGGCGTCTTCGGCAAACGGCGCGCCGGGCTTGGCGGCCTTCCCGCGGGGTGGACGCTGAAAGCCGTCCGCATCGGGGGCGCCGACGTGATCGACACCGGCTACGAGTTCGCGAAAGAGGACGTGACGAACGTCGAATTTCTGGTGACGAACCGCGTGACGTCCCTCAGCGGCGCCGTCAATACGGACAAGGACGGGCCCGCGGCGGACTACGTCGTCCTGGCCTTCTCGACCGACGAAGCCGCCTGGCAGCAGGGATCGCGGCGCCTCGGGGTCGCCCGCCCCGACCAGAAAGGCACCTACACGTTCCGCAGTCTCCCGCCGGGATCCTATTACGTCATCGCGCTGGACGCGATGCCGGAGGAATGGGGCAACCCGGAGGTGTTCGAGCGGCTGAAGCCGGACGCGACCCGCGTGACGCTCGGCGAGGGCGAGAGCGAGGCGTTGAACCTGACCCTACGACTGCTCCGTTAG
- the hemH gene encoding ferrochelatase codes for MPQPFDAVLLIAFGGPQGRDDIRPFLANVLRGRRVAPERVEEVVHHYELFGGVSPITELTLRQAAGLRARLAEEGLPLGVYSGMRNWHPYLTDTLERMAADGVRRAIGFVLAAHRSYSSCTQYRENVRDAQAALAAAGVRPPDVTFVDDWHAHAGYVETCARHIEDAIDRLPATARARARLVFTAHSIPLEMAERYPYREQLLESARLVAARVARDDWALVYQSRSGRAEDPWLGPDICDYLRAERARGLEAAIVSPIGFVSDHIEVLYDLDREAAEVGRAIGLPIVRAAAANDDPVFLDMMADVVGTIWARYAGGRRLPLVSLPRA; via the coding sequence GTGCCCCAACCGTTCGACGCTGTCCTGCTCATCGCCTTCGGCGGCCCCCAGGGGCGCGACGACATCCGGCCATTCCTGGCAAACGTCCTGCGCGGCCGCCGCGTGGCGCCGGAACGCGTGGAAGAGGTCGTCCATCATTACGAACTCTTCGGTGGCGTCTCGCCGATCACGGAACTCACGCTCCGGCAGGCGGCGGGCCTGCGGGCCAGGCTCGCCGAGGAGGGACTTCCGCTCGGGGTCTACTCCGGCATGCGCAACTGGCATCCTTATTTGACGGACACGCTGGAACGAATGGCGGCAGACGGGGTGCGCCGCGCGATCGGCTTCGTGCTTGCCGCGCACCGCAGCTATTCGAGCTGCACGCAGTATCGTGAGAACGTGCGCGACGCGCAGGCCGCGCTGGCTGCTGCCGGGGTGCGGCCTCCGGACGTGACGTTCGTCGATGACTGGCACGCCCACGCGGGGTACGTGGAAACGTGCGCGCGACACATCGAGGACGCGATCGACCGATTGCCGGCCACTGCGCGCGCGCGGGCGCGCCTGGTGTTCACCGCGCACAGCATTCCGCTCGAGATGGCCGAGCGCTATCCGTACCGCGAGCAACTGCTTGAATCCGCGCGGCTGGTCGCCGCCCGCGTGGCCCGGGACGATTGGGCGCTGGTATACCAAAGCCGGAGCGGGCGCGCCGAGGATCCCTGGCTGGGGCCGGACATTTGCGACTACCTGCGCGCGGAGCGCGCGCGCGGGCTCGAGGCGGCAATCGTGTCGCCGATCGGATTCGTCAGCGATCACATCGAGGTACTCTACGATCTGGATCGCGAGGCCGCCGAGGTGGGCCGTGCGATCGGCCTGCCGATCGTGCGCGCGGCCGCCGCGAACGACGACCCGGTGTTCCTCGACATGATGGCGGACGTCGTCGGAACGATCTGGGCCCGCTACGCGGGCGGGCGCCGGCTTCCGCTGGTCAGCCTGCCGCGAGCGTAG
- a CDS encoding DUF5009 domain-containing protein produces MAGMVVVNNPGDWGHVYPPLLHAEWNGWTPTDLVFPFFLFIVGVAITLSSRTGSVASILKRAVVIFAVGLFLAAYPRFDPGRLRFAGVLQRIAICYTAAALLWRWSARRPRRAAVLGAVAAVLMLVYWAAVTIVPVPGGRAGDLSPGNDLGAFIDRALMAGHLYKPTWDPEGLLSTVPAIATTLLGTLAGLWMRRDVPPARKAGWLAAAGAGAMLAGQLWDAAFPINKNLWTSSYVMFTGGGAALFLAACYWLVDVRGWRAWAKPFVILGMNALALYAFSALLVKTLGRITITLDDGRAASGSRWIYQTAFAPYFAPNNASVLYALANLGLLFLVLLWMYRRKIFLKA; encoded by the coding sequence ATGGCCGGCATGGTGGTGGTCAACAACCCCGGCGACTGGGGACATGTGTACCCTCCGCTTCTCCACGCCGAATGGAACGGCTGGACGCCCACCGACCTCGTTTTCCCGTTCTTTCTTTTCATCGTCGGGGTCGCGATTACGCTGTCGTCGCGGACGGGCTCGGTTGCCTCGATCCTGAAGCGCGCGGTCGTCATCTTTGCCGTCGGGCTGTTCCTGGCGGCGTACCCGCGATTCGATCCCGGGCGCCTGCGCTTTGCTGGCGTGTTGCAGCGTATTGCCATCTGCTACACCGCCGCCGCGCTGCTCTGGCGCTGGTCGGCGCGGCGGCCCCGGCGGGCCGCGGTTCTCGGGGCCGTTGCCGCCGTGCTCATGCTGGTGTACTGGGCGGCGGTGACGATCGTTCCCGTCCCTGGAGGCAGGGCAGGGGACCTGTCGCCCGGAAATGATTTGGGCGCGTTCATCGATCGCGCGCTGATGGCGGGACATCTGTACAAGCCCACGTGGGATCCGGAGGGGCTCCTGAGCACGGTTCCCGCGATTGCCACGACGCTGCTCGGCACGCTGGCGGGCCTGTGGATGCGCAGGGACGTGCCGCCTGCGCGCAAGGCCGGGTGGCTCGCCGCGGCAGGCGCCGGCGCGATGCTCGCCGGCCAGCTCTGGGACGCCGCGTTCCCGATCAACAAGAACCTCTGGACCAGCTCCTACGTGATGTTCACGGGCGGGGGCGCGGCGCTCTTCCTCGCCGCGTGCTACTGGCTTGTCGACGTCAGGGGCTGGCGTGCGTGGGCAAAGCCGTTTGTCATCCTGGGCATGAACGCGCTCGCGCTGTATGCCTTTTCCGCGTTGCTCGTGAAGACCCTTGGTCGAATCACGATCACGCTGGACGACGGGCGCGCGGCGAGCGGCAGCCGGTGGATCTACCAAACGGCGTTCGCGCCGTACTTCGCGCCGAACAACGCATCGGTGCTGTACGCACTGGCCAACCTCGGTCTCCTGTTCCTCGTCCTGCTGTGGATGTATCGGCGCAAGATCTTCCTCAAGGCATGA
- a CDS encoding MFS transporter yields MSRPKLPASVWLLGWVSFFTDLASEAIYPLLPLFLTRVLGAGAMSLGIIEGVAEAANSALKIVSGRLSDRWNVRKPLVLGGYTLSSFMRPLMAVASTWVHVLAIRFGDRLGKGIRGAPRDALLAQISDPAQRGRVFGLQRAMDHAGAVVGPLIASAFLFYRPEDYRTLFALTIVPGLIVIGLLALLKEQRGGEDGAPVPEMSRWKDLPPRLWALLGILTVFTLGNASDAFLLLRLSDIGIGAVWIPILWSALHVIKSVSSVLGGARSDRVGRRRMIIAGWVLYAAVYFAFAVIESTPGIVAVFLAYGMYFGMTEGAERALIADLSPAGLRGTAFGLYNAALGIGALFASILFGLVWTRVSPDAAFIMGGALAISAAAMLALLPRR; encoded by the coding sequence ATGAGTCGCCCGAAGCTGCCCGCGTCGGTGTGGCTGCTCGGATGGGTCAGCTTCTTCACGGATCTGGCGAGCGAGGCGATCTACCCGCTGCTGCCGCTGTTTCTCACGCGGGTGCTTGGCGCGGGCGCGATGTCGCTCGGCATCATCGAAGGCGTGGCCGAGGCGGCCAACAGCGCGCTCAAGATCGTGTCCGGCCGGTTGTCCGATCGCTGGAACGTCCGCAAGCCGCTCGTCCTGGGCGGCTACACGCTCTCGTCGTTCATGCGCCCGTTGATGGCGGTTGCCTCGACGTGGGTCCACGTTCTCGCGATCCGCTTCGGCGATCGGCTCGGCAAAGGCATCCGCGGCGCCCCCCGCGACGCGCTCCTGGCGCAGATCAGCGACCCGGCGCAGCGGGGGCGCGTCTTCGGCCTGCAGCGCGCGATGGACCACGCCGGCGCGGTAGTCGGGCCGCTCATCGCGTCCGCGTTTCTCTTCTATCGTCCAGAGGACTACCGGACGCTGTTCGCGCTGACGATCGTCCCCGGGCTCATCGTCATCGGCCTCTTGGCGTTGCTGAAGGAGCAGCGGGGAGGCGAGGACGGCGCGCCGGTCCCGGAGATGTCCCGCTGGAAGGATTTGCCGCCGCGTCTCTGGGCGCTGCTCGGGATCCTCACCGTCTTCACGCTGGGAAACGCGTCGGACGCGTTTCTCCTGCTCCGCCTCAGCGACATCGGCATCGGCGCCGTGTGGATTCCCATCCTCTGGTCGGCGCTGCACGTGATCAAATCGGTCTCCTCGGTGCTGGGCGGCGCCCGGTCTGACCGCGTCGGCCGCCGGCGCATGATCATCGCGGGCTGGGTGCTCTACGCGGCGGTGTACTTCGCGTTCGCGGTGATCGAGAGCACGCCGGGGATCGTCGCCGTGTTCCTGGCGTACGGCATGTACTTCGGCATGACCGAGGGGGCGGAGCGCGCGCTGATCGCCGACCTCTCGCCGGCCGGACTGCGCGGCACGGCGTTCGGCCTCTACAACGCCGCGCTCGGCATCGGCGCGCTCTTCGCGAGCATCCTGTTCGGCCTCGTGTGGACGCGCGTGAGCCCGGACGCGGCGTTCATCATGGGCGGCGCGCTCGCCATCTCGGCGGCCGCCATGCTCGCGCTGCTGCCGCGGCGCTGA